In Brevundimonas sp. SGAir0440, one DNA window encodes the following:
- the fdxA gene encoding ferredoxin FdxA, translating to MTYIVTDACVKCKFMDCVEVCPVDCFYEGENFLVIAPDECIDCGVCEPECPVDAIVPDTEDEPDGKWLQVNAEYAKVWPNITVKGTPPADREQYERETGKYEKYFSPKPGKGS from the coding sequence ATGACCTACATCGTCACCGACGCCTGCGTGAAATGTAAGTTCATGGACTGCGTCGAGGTGTGTCCGGTGGACTGCTTCTACGAGGGTGAGAACTTCCTGGTGATCGCGCCGGACGAATGCATCGACTGCGGCGTGTGCGAACCGGAATGCCCGGTCGACGCCATCGTGCCGGACACCGAGGACGAGCCCGACGGCAAATGGCTTCAGGTCAACGCCGAATACGCCAAGGTCTGGCCCAACATCACCGTCAAGGGCACGCCCCCCGCCGACCGCGAGCAGTACGAGCGCGAAACGGGCAAATACGAGAAATACTTCAGCCCCAAGCCGGGCAAGGGTTCCTGA
- a CDS encoding YceI family protein, which produces MRTPFMKYAVAGAAALSLIAGGAVVAQAALTKNPAEVTAGTYDLDSGHGKITWSVNHFGLSTYTGQFVNVKAVLKLDPANPSASTLTATIALTDVAPNDDRLKAHLQTADFFDTAKYPTATFVSRSVTVDADDANEATVVGDLTLKGVTKPVTIEVEFNGAGTVMGAYKAGFDGEATIKRSDFGINYALPAVSDEVKLHIEGEFVIQK; this is translated from the coding sequence ATGCGCACCCCCTTCATGAAATACGCCGTCGCCGGAGCGGCCGCCCTCAGCCTGATCGCCGGCGGCGCGGTCGTGGCTCAGGCCGCCCTGACCAAGAACCCCGCCGAAGTCACCGCCGGGACCTACGATCTGGATTCCGGCCACGGCAAGATCACCTGGTCGGTCAATCACTTCGGCCTGTCGACCTATACGGGCCAGTTCGTGAACGTGAAGGCGGTGCTGAAGCTGGACCCGGCCAACCCCTCGGCCTCGACCCTGACCGCGACGATCGCACTGACCGACGTGGCGCCCAACGACGACCGTCTGAAGGCCCACCTGCAGACCGCCGACTTCTTCGACACCGCTAAATATCCGACGGCGACCTTCGTCTCGCGCTCGGTCACGGTCGACGCCGATGACGCCAACGAGGCGACAGTGGTCGGCGATCTGACCCTGAAGGGCGTGACCAAGCCCGTCACCATCGAGGTCGAGTTCAACGGCGCCGGAACCGTCATGGGCGCCTACAAGGCCGGCTTCGACGGCGAAGCGACCATCAAACGCTCGGACTTCGGCATCAACTACGCCCTGCCGGCCGTCTCCGACGAGGTGAAGCTGCACATCGAAGGCGAGTTCGTCATTCAGAAATAG
- a CDS encoding response regulator transcription factor — protein sequence MRDALVLMLRGAGYRARSFVSADDFLDNLPEDRSACVITDVRMPGLQGSELVGRLKSLRGDTWPVIVITGHGEVTLAVQLMKAGVVDFVEKPFDPQRMLDAVSSCLASLTSLEAERIAREDAKARLDTLTPRERQVFDALIDGCSNKEIAQRLEISPRTVEIFRAKVMTKMQAANLSTLVRIGMRAGDA from the coding sequence ATGCGCGACGCCCTGGTGCTGATGCTGCGCGGGGCGGGCTATCGGGCGCGCAGTTTCGTCAGCGCCGACGACTTCCTGGACAATCTGCCCGAAGACCGCAGCGCCTGCGTCATTACCGATGTGCGGATGCCGGGGCTTCAGGGTTCCGAGCTGGTCGGGCGTCTGAAAAGCCTGCGCGGCGACACCTGGCCGGTGATCGTCATCACGGGTCATGGGGAGGTGACGCTGGCGGTTCAGTTGATGAAGGCGGGCGTCGTAGATTTCGTCGAAAAGCCGTTCGATCCGCAGCGAATGCTGGACGCGGTTTCCAGCTGCCTGGCCTCCTTGACCAGTCTGGAGGCCGAGCGGATCGCGCGCGAGGACGCCAAGGCCCGACTGGACACCCTCACCCCGCGCGAACGGCAGGTCTTCGACGCCCTGATCGACGGCTGTTCCAACAAGGAAATCGCGCAAAGGCTGGAGATCAGCCCGCGCACGGTGGAAATCTTTCGCGCCAAGGTGATGACGAAAATGCAGGCCGCGAACCTGTCCACCCTGGTCCGGATCGGAATGCGCGCCGGCGACGCTTGA
- a CDS encoding helicase-related protein: protein MSDRSAGLAPSRVTAVLGPTNTGKTHLAVERMLGHASGMIGLPLRLLAREIYERIVKQRGAAAVALITGEEKIVPPRPHYFVCTVEAMPLERSVEFLAIDEIQLVADPERGHVFTQRLLHARGRFETMFLGAGAMEPLIRRLVPDVEIVTRDRLSTLSYAGSKKLTRLPRRSAIVAFSTDRVYAIAELIRRQRGGAAVVMGSLSPRTRNAQVALYQSGEVDFLVATDAIGMGLNMDVDHVAFAGLRKFDGRRTRWLYAHEIGQIAGRAGRHLRDGTFGVTAEAEDLDPDLVEQVVEHRFDPIEAAEWRNARLDFDTLPDLLRSLTVTPQRSGLSLTAEALDETLLRRLIKDEDIARVGRSRGAVMRLWEACQLPDFQKTTLDEHARLAKDVFHALTGKRGRLTDDWMAPRFAFVDRDDGQIDQLSARLSAVRTLSYIANRPDWVHDAQGWRDKTRALEDRLSDVLHERLTARFVDRRTTALMRALNVREDTFAGVAEDGEVTVEGQVVGQLEGVRFHMEKGSSALEDRTLRQAAVRAVTPEINRRLGRLAAETDDGFSVTPDGAVLWRGVLTAQINATPQGVDPFTPSVRLLGDLGPTPARERAQRRIEAWLAAEAGRALRDLRRLRQAVESGTLKGLPRGVAFRLIEAGGVIDRREVERDLAALSQVERRTLRSFAIRIGVHSVWLPGLQKPRARHFAQAFVAAPLIPATPDLIPAPVEPPSARLLSAHGLRLAGRWLAPVETLEKMAELRAANHGRLSDEALTDLGWRADQAKQIIAALKVERARLPDKPGAAPKIVKDSPFAALAALTEAPPARPKRRRPRRKTAT, encoded by the coding sequence ATGAGCGACCGGTCCGCAGGCCTCGCCCCGTCCCGCGTGACTGCGGTCCTGGGGCCCACCAACACTGGCAAGACCCATCTGGCGGTCGAGCGGATGCTGGGTCACGCCTCGGGCATGATCGGCCTGCCCCTGCGCCTGCTGGCCCGCGAGATCTATGAGCGGATCGTCAAACAGCGCGGCGCGGCGGCCGTCGCCCTGATCACCGGCGAGGAAAAGATCGTCCCGCCGCGCCCGCACTATTTCGTCTGCACCGTCGAGGCCATGCCGCTGGAGCGGTCGGTCGAGTTTCTGGCCATCGACGAAATCCAGCTGGTCGCCGACCCCGAACGCGGCCACGTCTTCACCCAGCGGCTGCTGCACGCGCGCGGCCGGTTCGAGACGATGTTCCTGGGCGCTGGCGCCATGGAGCCGCTGATCCGCCGCCTGGTGCCGGACGTGGAGATCGTGACGCGCGACCGGCTATCCACCCTGTCCTATGCGGGCTCCAAGAAGCTGACCCGCCTGCCGCGCCGCAGCGCAATCGTCGCCTTCTCGACCGACCGGGTCTACGCCATCGCTGAACTGATCCGGCGTCAGCGCGGCGGGGCGGCCGTGGTGATGGGCAGTCTGTCGCCCCGCACCCGCAACGCCCAGGTGGCGCTGTATCAGTCGGGCGAGGTCGATTTCCTGGTCGCCACCGACGCCATCGGCATGGGGCTGAACATGGATGTGGACCATGTCGCCTTCGCGGGGCTGAGAAAGTTCGACGGGCGGCGCACCCGCTGGCTTTACGCCCATGAGATCGGCCAGATCGCCGGGCGGGCCGGCCGGCATCTGCGCGACGGCACCTTCGGCGTCACGGCGGAGGCCGAGGATCTGGACCCCGATCTGGTCGAACAGGTGGTCGAGCATCGGTTCGATCCGATCGAGGCGGCGGAGTGGCGGAACGCCCGGCTGGATTTCGACACCCTGCCCGATCTTCTGCGCTCGCTGACGGTGACGCCCCAGCGTTCGGGGCTGAGCCTGACGGCCGAGGCGCTGGACGAGACCCTGCTGCGCCGCCTGATCAAGGACGAGGACATCGCGCGCGTGGGGCGCTCGCGCGGGGCGGTCATGCGTCTGTGGGAGGCGTGCCAGTTGCCCGACTTCCAGAAGACGACGCTGGATGAACACGCCCGGCTGGCCAAGGACGTTTTCCACGCCCTGACCGGCAAGCGAGGCCGGCTGACCGACGACTGGATGGCGCCGCGATTCGCCTTCGTGGATCGCGACGACGGTCAGATCGACCAGCTGTCGGCGCGGCTGTCGGCGGTGCGCACCCTGTCCTACATCGCCAACCGCCCGGACTGGGTCCACGACGCGCAAGGCTGGCGCGACAAGACCCGCGCGCTGGAGGATCGGCTTTCCGACGTGTTGCACGAGCGGTTGACGGCACGGTTCGTGGATCGTCGCACCACCGCCCTTATGCGGGCGCTGAACGTGCGCGAAGACACGTTTGCAGGCGTCGCCGAAGACGGGGAGGTCACGGTCGAGGGACAGGTCGTCGGCCAGCTGGAGGGCGTGCGCTTCCACATGGAGAAGGGTTCGTCGGCCCTGGAAGACCGCACCCTGCGCCAGGCGGCCGTGCGTGCGGTGACGCCCGAGATCAATCGACGGCTGGGACGTCTGGCGGCCGAGACCGACGACGGCTTTTCGGTCACGCCGGACGGGGCGGTGCTGTGGCGCGGCGTGCTGACGGCGCAGATCAACGCGACGCCGCAGGGCGTCGATCCGTTTACGCCCTCCGTGCGTCTGCTCGGCGATCTGGGACCGACGCCCGCCCGCGAGCGCGCCCAGCGCCGGATCGAAGCGTGGCTGGCGGCGGAAGCGGGCCGGGCGCTGCGCGATCTGCGACGACTGCGTCAGGCGGTCGAGTCGGGGACATTGAAGGGCCTGCCGCGCGGCGTCGCCTTTCGCCTGATCGAGGCCGGCGGCGTGATCGACCGACGCGAGGTCGAGCGCGATCTGGCCGCGCTCAGTCAGGTCGAGCGCCGCACGCTGCGCAGCTTCGCCATCCGCATCGGGGTGCATTCGGTGTGGCTGCCCGGCCTTCAGAAGCCGCGCGCGCGCCACTTCGCCCAGGCCTTCGTCGCCGCGCCGCTGATTCCGGCGACGCCCGATCTGATCCCGGCGCCGGTGGAGCCGCCGTCGGCGCGGCTGTTGTCCGCGCACGGATTGCGATTGGCGGGACGGTGGCTGGCGCCGGTCGAGACGCTGGAGAAGATGGCCGAGCTGCGGGCCGCCAATCACGGTCGGCTGTCCGACGAGGCCCTGACCGATCTGGGCTGGCGCGCCGATCAGGCCAAACAGATCATCGCCGCCCTGAAGGTCGAACGCGCCCGCCTGCCCGACAAGCCGGGCGCAGCGCCGAAGATCGTCAAGGACTCGCCCTTCGCTGCGCTCGCCGCCCTGACGGAGGCGCCCCCGGCGCGGCCCAAGCGTCGTCGTCCGCGCAGGAAGACCGCGACGTGA
- a CDS encoding ATP-binding protein, giving the protein MIACLAVLLATLVRSALEPFGNFYYLPLVPAVIVTALLAQRGAVALSILLAIGANLWLVHRESVLDAATNAALFAVIAWVIAEVCRRLIDALEQARALTRDLALREMLLDTIVATTPIVTLDREGRTRRVTPAAADLLRVDREAAMAQPFGTLLPGFDDAALAKARQGGEVLGPSSGPWTSGNINTPGPSLTLHANVLPDDIAPEHIVLTLGDQSQAETIRKGERDLNDKLSSVWRLNSMGEMAATLAHELNQPLTAATVYLHAGQAELTRLGTVAEGPAKTIDLAKTQLLRAGDIIRRMREQVATGSRSFTEERASLIVLDLAPVFALTGQDTDTTIALDVEEDDDQVLADRIQIQQALANLVRNAVDAVIGREGARVTVTGRTLGADGYEIAVCDNGDGIPEDRIDSIFHPMATTKAGGMGLGLSVTRSIVESHGATLVVSRNSQGGATFSFRLPRPTEFEIWRARTLFSSSTTTLPCATPWC; this is encoded by the coding sequence TTGATCGCGTGCCTGGCTGTCCTGCTGGCGACGCTGGTTCGTAGCGCGCTCGAACCGTTTGGAAACTTCTATTATCTGCCGCTGGTCCCGGCGGTGATTGTTACGGCTCTGCTGGCGCAAAGAGGGGCGGTTGCGCTGTCGATCCTGTTGGCCATCGGGGCCAATCTATGGCTGGTGCATCGCGAAAGCGTGCTGGATGCGGCGACCAACGCCGCGCTTTTTGCGGTCATCGCCTGGGTCATCGCCGAGGTCTGTCGTCGGCTGATCGACGCGTTGGAACAGGCCCGCGCCCTGACGCGCGATCTGGCGCTGCGTGAGATGCTGCTCGACACCATCGTGGCCACGACGCCGATCGTGACCCTAGACCGTGAAGGACGCACGCGCCGCGTGACCCCGGCCGCCGCCGATCTGCTGCGTGTGGATCGAGAGGCGGCGATGGCGCAGCCTTTCGGAACGCTGCTGCCCGGCTTCGACGATGCGGCCCTGGCGAAGGCTCGCCAAGGGGGCGAGGTTCTGGGCCCGTCCTCCGGACCTTGGACGAGCGGCAATATAAATACACCCGGGCCGTCGCTGACGCTTCACGCCAATGTCCTGCCTGACGACATCGCTCCCGAACACATCGTCCTGACGCTGGGCGATCAAAGCCAGGCCGAGACGATCCGTAAGGGCGAGCGCGACCTGAACGACAAGCTGAGCAGCGTCTGGCGTCTGAACTCGATGGGCGAAATGGCTGCGACCCTGGCCCACGAACTGAACCAGCCGCTGACCGCCGCCACCGTTTATTTGCATGCCGGCCAGGCCGAACTGACCCGGCTGGGAACGGTCGCGGAAGGGCCGGCCAAGACCATCGATCTGGCCAAGACCCAATTGCTGCGTGCGGGCGACATCATCCGGCGCATGCGCGAACAGGTGGCGACAGGTTCGCGGTCCTTTACCGAGGAGCGGGCCTCGCTGATCGTCCTGGACCTGGCGCCGGTCTTCGCCCTGACGGGACAGGACACCGACACGACGATCGCTCTGGATGTCGAAGAGGACGACGATCAGGTTCTGGCCGACCGCATCCAGATTCAACAGGCGCTGGCCAATCTGGTGCGCAACGCCGTAGACGCCGTCATCGGACGCGAAGGCGCGCGCGTGACGGTGACCGGCCGGACGCTGGGCGCGGACGGCTATGAGATCGCGGTGTGCGACAATGGCGACGGCATCCCCGAAGACAGAATCGACAGCATCTTTCATCCGATGGCGACGACCAAGGCCGGCGGCATGGGCCTGGGGCTGTCGGTCACGCGTTCTATCGTCGAGAGCCATGGCGCGACCTTGGTCGTCAGCCGAAACTCTCAGGGTGGAGCGACCTTTTCGTTTCGTCTGCCGCGTCCCACGGAGTTCGAAATCTGGCGAGCCCGCACTCTGTTTTCATCATCGACGACGACCCTGCCATGCGCGACGCCCTGGTGCTGA
- a CDS encoding RNA-binding S4 domain-containing protein, with amino-acid sequence MEINACRIDIWLWRARFVKTRGLAAGLVERGAVRLTHQGRETRLDKPSRCVHVGDLLTFAQNGRVTSLKVEGLGERRGPAEEARALYSLTV; translated from the coding sequence ATGGAGATAAACGCCTGTCGCATCGACATCTGGCTGTGGCGCGCGCGGTTCGTGAAGACGCGCGGCCTGGCGGCCGGTCTGGTGGAGCGGGGGGCGGTGCGGCTGACGCATCAGGGGCGCGAGACTCGGCTCGATAAGCCCAGCCGATGCGTTCACGTCGGGGATCTGCTGACCTTCGCCCAGAACGGACGCGTCACCAGCCTGAAGGTCGAGGGGCTGGGCGAAAGGCGCGGGCCTGCCGAGGAAGCCCGCGCCCTGTATTCGCTTACGGTCTAA